Proteins found in one Vallitalea guaymasensis genomic segment:
- a CDS encoding sensor histidine kinase: MARIIWFSFSNLKIRSQIFSFYMLLSLISIITINLLFKSVSEDFLTKKVSSTSKQTLYSIEENIFTVIDNVNEYSKMISSNEQLQKDLSGINDANVLVRKEINKNLINTLQTMPTISSIYIFDNRGKKYAVDDVMVKTLSIENISSAYWYNEVLELKGSSLLVKNAGGIFGDETINYISVIRVINNLDTMEPLGIIIVNIPESKLKASYKKIHSEYKLNILLLDDNNNALVSDEFHNATVIREFAQSAAGMKYYSVIKRDSNKDMLTSYLKLDRYNWKIISIIPFEELEEEMNTFNYLSIIIIIGNCIFILFGSIFISEFIAGPIKKLVKSMKKVRSGIFDKILLDKGNSEVIELGEDFNIMIFEIEELIKKTKADEKSKRKIELNVLYEQIKPHFLYNTIDAIGYMALSDNCIEVYEALEVLGNYYRTSLSKGSNIITFEEELDIVKGYIYMQKIRFGNMFEVYYDLDPEVCDIHTLKLILQPIVENAIVHGIKHKGEQGTIVISARLIDGFVKLIIEDDGVGMSQETINCILNKDKSSEKSSFGLRGTFERLRLYYGSECEFNIVSKRGIGTMVLLKIPYLNGGVA, translated from the coding sequence ATGGCTAGAATCATTTGGTTTTCATTTTCAAATCTAAAGATTAGATCTCAAATTTTTTCATTCTATATGTTGTTATCATTAATTTCAATAATTACTATTAATTTATTGTTTAAGAGTGTAAGTGAAGATTTTTTGACAAAAAAAGTCAGTAGTACTTCTAAACAAACATTATACTCCATTGAAGAAAATATTTTTACCGTGATTGATAATGTTAACGAGTATTCCAAAATGATTAGTTCAAATGAACAGCTTCAGAAAGACTTAAGCGGGATAAATGATGCAAATGTACTAGTTCGAAAAGAAATTAATAAGAATCTGATAAATACCCTTCAAACAATGCCAACAATTTCATCGATATACATATTTGATAATAGAGGCAAAAAATATGCTGTTGATGATGTAATGGTTAAAACATTATCTATAGAAAATATTTCTTCAGCGTATTGGTACAATGAAGTATTAGAACTAAAGGGCAGTTCTTTGCTTGTGAAAAATGCCGGTGGCATATTTGGTGATGAAACAATTAATTACATATCGGTAATAAGAGTGATTAATAATCTAGATACGATGGAACCTCTAGGGATTATCATAGTCAATATACCTGAATCCAAGCTAAAAGCCTCTTACAAAAAAATACATAGCGAGTATAAATTGAATATACTTTTGCTGGATGACAACAACAATGCATTGGTTAGTGATGAGTTTCATAATGCCACAGTTATACGGGAGTTTGCTCAAAGTGCTGCAGGTATGAAATATTATTCAGTCATTAAGAGAGATTCCAACAAAGATATGCTGACTTCATATCTGAAACTTGATAGATACAATTGGAAAATTATCAGTATAATTCCTTTTGAGGAACTTGAAGAGGAAATGAATACTTTTAATTATCTATCAATCATTATCATCATCGGTAATTGTATCTTTATTTTGTTTGGATCAATTTTCATTTCTGAGTTTATCGCAGGACCAATAAAAAAACTAGTGAAGTCAATGAAAAAAGTAAGAAGTGGCATTTTTGACAAAATACTTCTAGATAAAGGTAATAGTGAAGTGATTGAGTTGGGTGAAGATTTCAATATTATGATTTTTGAAATTGAAGAATTAATAAAAAAAACCAAGGCGGACGAAAAGTCAAAAAGAAAGATAGAGCTCAATGTTTTGTATGAACAAATCAAACCCCATTTTTTGTACAATACAATTGATGCAATTGGTTACATGGCTCTGAGTGATAATTGCATAGAAGTCTATGAAGCATTGGAAGTGCTGGGGAATTACTACAGAACCAGTTTGAGTAAGGGGAGTAATATCATTACTTTTGAGGAAGAGCTTGATATCGTTAAAGGGTATATTTATATGCAAAAAATACGTTTTGGTAATATGTTTGAAGTTTATTATGATCTGGATCCAGAAGTATGCGATATTCATACATTGAAGTTGATATTACAGCCTATTGTGGAAAATGCTATTGTGCATGGCATAAAGCATAAAGGCGAACAGGGCACAATTGTGATTTCAGCTAGACTCATTGATGGTTTTGTGAAACTGATTATTGAAGATGATGGTGTTGGAATGAGCCAGGAAACCATTAATTGTATTTTGAATAAGGACAAGAGCAGTGAAAAAAGCAGCTTTGGGTTAAGAGGTACATTTGAACGGTTAAGACTATATTATGGTTCGGAATGCGAATTTAATATAGTCAGTAAAAGAGGGATTGGGACAATGGTGCTATTAAAAATACCATATTTGAATGGAGGAGTCGCATAA
- a CDS encoding extracellular solute-binding protein — MNVSYKKLISIMLALTLMISLTGCGEKNDGETVKVIESQTEAEASKTADQSDDMIEISFWHLWPEGTGAQSEAVSKVIADFEAENPNIKIIADATENETYKTKIKTAIAAGEAPDLFFSWGAGWSKSFVESGMVLPLDDYIHDGTTDKLIGGALTNFTYDGKIYGLPLTLNVGIMYCNEELFEEHGIKIPETYSELKEAVIAFREKDIVPFAAGGKDRWPVMFYHNALALKIAGAEANNSALNKMESFDTPEIVDSAAKLKELYDLGAFDEGVLGLNRDESQEPFKAGEIPMYFHGSWFAGDLEKDGVPVKGKIKVVNFPIIEGANGDPNEFYGGAVDTFMVNSKVDNLDATIKFQKYLCEHLSKEFYLFGGGLPTWKVDYDTSDINPILNQITELLDDSTGFVVWWNTFLEGEDGENHMDLLLQAMVGDITPEEFAQGMQKMNE, encoded by the coding sequence ATGAATGTAAGTTATAAGAAATTGATATCTATCATGTTAGCCTTAACACTGATGATTAGTCTAACCGGGTGTGGGGAGAAGAATGATGGAGAAACGGTCAAAGTCATTGAATCACAAACAGAAGCTGAAGCATCAAAAACGGCTGATCAGAGTGATGACATGATAGAAATCTCATTTTGGCATTTATGGCCAGAAGGAACAGGCGCTCAGTCAGAAGCTGTAAGTAAGGTAATTGCTGATTTTGAAGCGGAGAACCCTAATATTAAAATTATTGCTGATGCTACAGAAAATGAAACATATAAGACTAAAATTAAAACTGCTATTGCAGCAGGAGAAGCACCGGATTTATTCTTTTCATGGGGAGCTGGATGGTCTAAGTCATTTGTAGAATCTGGAATGGTATTACCTCTTGACGACTATATCCATGATGGTACAACAGACAAGCTGATTGGAGGTGCGTTAACAAACTTTACATATGATGGCAAGATATATGGACTACCATTAACTTTGAATGTTGGAATCATGTATTGTAATGAAGAGTTGTTTGAGGAACATGGCATCAAAATTCCTGAAACTTACAGTGAGTTAAAAGAGGCAGTTATAGCGTTCAGAGAAAAAGACATTGTACCTTTTGCAGCAGGGGGTAAGGACAGATGGCCTGTGATGTTTTATCATAATGCCTTAGCGCTTAAGATTGCTGGTGCAGAAGCCAATAACAGTGCACTTAACAAGATGGAATCTTTTGACACACCTGAAATCGTGGACTCTGCAGCCAAATTGAAAGAATTGTATGACTTGGGTGCTTTTGATGAAGGTGTTCTCGGCTTGAATAGAGATGAATCTCAAGAACCATTTAAAGCTGGCGAGATACCAATGTATTTTCATGGTAGTTGGTTTGCGGGTGATCTAGAAAAAGATGGTGTACCAGTCAAAGGGAAAATCAAAGTGGTCAACTTCCCTATTATAGAAGGTGCCAATGGAGATCCAAATGAATTCTATGGTGGTGCAGTAGACACATTTATGGTAAATTCGAAAGTTGATAATTTAGATGCAACAATTAAGTTCCAAAAATATTTGTGTGAACATTTGTCTAAAGAATTCTATTTGTTCGGCGGTGGACTTCCGACATGGAAAGTGGATTATGATACCTCAGATATTAATCCAATTCTAAATCAAATTACTGAGTTGTTAGATGATTCAACCGGATTTGTGGTTTGGTGGAACACATTCCTTGAAGGTGAAGATGGCGAAAATCATATGGACTTGTTATTGCAAGCAATGGTTGGAGATATTACACCAGAAGAATTTGCTCAAGGAATGCAAAAAATGAACGAGTAA
- a CDS encoding carbohydrate ABC transporter permease gives MPIFFTICYSLNEWNGIGESVFVGIRNYRDLVVEDGFIKAVINSLVIAASSIMFQIPIGLFFALILARGIKGESLLRNIYFIPFIISTVVVCQLWMKIYHPHYGLLNLGLEKIGLENLINQWLGNRDTALVAVIVPIIWQYIGYHMLLLYTSIKSIPKDIYEAAYIDGASNSQISFRITIPLIRPMLKTCITLALIGALKIFDQVYLLTGGGPLHASEVPSTLMFQTIFHKSKYGYGSSMAVFIIVECLILTLILQKAFKTRQYTY, from the coding sequence GTGCCAATTTTTTTCACAATATGTTACAGTTTAAATGAATGGAATGGTATTGGAGAATCTGTTTTTGTTGGGATTAGAAATTATAGAGACTTGGTTGTTGAGGATGGATTTATTAAAGCAGTCATCAATTCACTGGTTATTGCGGCATCATCCATTATGTTTCAGATTCCAATTGGTCTGTTTTTTGCTCTGATATTAGCAAGAGGCATAAAAGGTGAATCACTGTTACGTAATATTTATTTTATACCGTTTATTATTTCAACGGTAGTTGTGTGTCAGCTTTGGATGAAAATATATCATCCACATTATGGATTGTTAAATCTTGGCTTGGAAAAAATAGGGCTTGAAAACTTAATCAATCAATGGTTAGGTAATCGAGATACAGCCCTAGTTGCCGTCATAGTGCCAATTATATGGCAATACATTGGCTATCATATGCTATTGCTGTATACGTCTATAAAGTCAATTCCAAAAGATATCTATGAGGCGGCATATATTGATGGTGCTTCCAATTCACAGATATCTTTTAGAATAACAATCCCGCTTATTAGACCAATGCTTAAAACCTGTATTACTTTGGCTTTGATAGGAGCACTCAAAATATTCGATCAAGTATATCTTTTGACTGGCGGTGGACCGTTGCATGCCAGTGAAGTACCGAGTACTTTAATGTTTCAGACAATATTTCACAAAAGCAAGTATGGTTATGGAAGTTCAATGGCTGTATTCATAATCGTTGAATGTTTGATTTTGACTTTGATTTTGCAAAAAGCTTTCAAAACCAGACAATATACATACTAA
- a CDS encoding GerAB/ArcD/ProY family transporter — protein sequence MKYKISALQLFSAMTLSLMGSAVLFLLGGKLRQDAWLALIFGIPVGIFEVILYTSLFYKYPNDTLIGYMIKIFGKYLGTVICVFYILRFFYNGARILREFGELTLVAVNPRASLYIIILIITVVVTYSIYSGIEIICRLAQIILPIYLSLFFIEYILLFLTQGAVNLNNILPVFESGMKPILMEVFPLGVEFPYGVSVIFTMIFPFVNKPEKVRKTTIYVVIFVGIILAFNTIMIISTLGVDFALSSLFPLLETMRFVKVGSIDRIDILTILALMVGLFFKITLHLYAAMLGTSQLLKIKDTKVKWLSIPFGILIFIASIIIAEDYPYHLHIGMNITPWIFFNLFITFPVLALIVHFFKKGRGKKKKKK from the coding sequence TTGAAATATAAAATATCTGCATTACAATTGTTTTCTGCAATGACATTATCTTTAATGGGTAGTGCCGTTCTGTTTTTGCTAGGAGGAAAGTTAAGACAAGATGCATGGTTAGCTCTGATCTTTGGTATACCAGTAGGGATATTTGAAGTTATATTATATACTTCATTATTCTACAAATATCCTAATGATACACTTATTGGCTATATGATTAAAATATTTGGTAAATATTTAGGAACTGTTATTTGTGTTTTTTACATTCTTCGTTTTTTTTATAATGGAGCAAGGATTTTGAGAGAATTTGGTGAACTTACTCTTGTAGCGGTTAATCCAAGAGCTTCACTATATATAATTATATTAATAATTACTGTTGTAGTCACTTATAGTATATATTCAGGTATTGAGATTATATGTCGATTGGCACAAATAATTTTACCAATATATCTTAGTTTGTTTTTTATAGAATATATCTTGCTTTTTTTGACACAAGGTGCAGTTAATCTAAATAATATATTACCTGTTTTTGAAAGTGGTATGAAACCTATATTAATGGAAGTATTTCCATTAGGAGTTGAATTTCCATATGGAGTAAGTGTTATTTTCACAATGATATTTCCTTTTGTAAATAAACCTGAGAAAGTAAGAAAAACAACTATATATGTTGTTATTTTTGTTGGTATCATATTGGCTTTTAATACTATAATGATTATCTCGACTCTTGGTGTGGATTTTGCTTTGTCATCATTATTTCCTTTGCTAGAGACAATGAGATTTGTTAAAGTAGGTTCTATTGATCGTATAGATATTTTAACCATTCTTGCATTAATGGTAGGGTTATTCTTTAAGATAACATTACATTTGTACGCTGCGATGCTTGGTACCTCACAATTATTGAAAATAAAAGATACTAAAGTTAAGTGGTTATCCATTCCATTTGGTATATTGATATTTATAGCCAGCATAATTATTGCGGAAGATTATCCATATCATTTACATATTGGAATGAATATAACACCTTGGATATTCTTTAATTTGTTTATTACTTTTCCTGTATTAGCATTAATAGTGCATTTTTTCAAAAAAGGTAGGGGGAAGAAAAAGAAAAAAAAGTAG
- a CDS encoding response regulator transcription factor, producing MEVKLLRVLIVDDEEKIRGLLKLCLDWQSIGFEIVGEASSGHEALDILEDLKPDLIITDISMDFMDGLELCKHALERNPLLKVMILTAYNDFNYAKKGIELGVSDFLLKPIKRSELVKSLIKIKGIVESEVQSRNDYQMMKERLEDSYPVLKNNFLKQLIHNQCNFNKIDQQLNYFDLNELKKYAEVAVIELNANVVKAEEEGYIVKFLGLDVIKEYYKNNKSVVLCEDNLQNIVVVSMSKTNNLYNDMNKVMNTLMCIENCSVSIGISNSIHYSINIHRRYREAIEALACKVIYGNNQLIRYEDIKLGNNECEVLFDPMDEIALCIKAEMEDKASVLIEELFGKDSFSNDDATQNMKVLAIKMITIINNARKELGYDGNLFIEDEIANYKSVMDIETLPDMINHLQSITSKSIAYIKQSRNQRSKNTIHEIAVYLKENMLDANISLSGVAQKFYFNSSYLSRAFKQEYGATFIEYLTKLRIDKALELLNSTDLKSYEVCEKVGIPNPNYFGKCFKKHVGCSVSDYRNNSKNLTS from the coding sequence ATGGAAGTTAAGTTGCTGAGAGTTCTAATTGTTGATGATGAGGAAAAGATAAGGGGGTTACTTAAACTTTGTCTTGATTGGCAAAGTATAGGTTTTGAAATAGTTGGAGAGGCCAGCAGTGGCCATGAAGCACTTGATATACTGGAGGATTTAAAGCCTGACCTTATTATTACAGACATCTCAATGGATTTTATGGATGGTCTAGAACTATGTAAACATGCACTCGAGAGAAATCCATTATTGAAAGTAATGATTCTTACAGCCTACAATGATTTCAATTATGCAAAAAAAGGTATTGAACTGGGTGTATCGGATTTTTTATTAAAACCAATAAAAAGAAGTGAGCTTGTAAAATCATTAATCAAAATTAAGGGAATTGTAGAAAGTGAGGTACAATCGAGAAATGACTATCAAATGATGAAGGAACGATTGGAAGATAGTTACCCTGTTCTTAAAAATAATTTTCTTAAGCAATTGATACACAATCAATGCAACTTTAACAAGATTGATCAACAGCTAAATTATTTTGACTTGAATGAGTTGAAAAAATACGCTGAAGTTGCGGTCATTGAACTGAATGCAAATGTTGTGAAGGCTGAAGAAGAAGGCTATATTGTCAAATTTTTGGGATTAGATGTCATAAAAGAATATTATAAGAACAACAAATCGGTAGTACTGTGTGAAGATAATTTACAGAACATCGTTGTTGTTAGTATGAGTAAAACGAACAATCTTTACAATGATATGAACAAGGTTATGAACACATTAATGTGCATTGAAAATTGTAGTGTTTCTATAGGGATTAGCAATTCAATTCATTATTCGATAAATATCCATCGTCGATACCGTGAAGCTATTGAAGCATTGGCATGTAAAGTAATATATGGAAACAATCAATTGATTCGATATGAAGATATTAAGCTTGGGAATAATGAATGCGAAGTTTTATTTGATCCAATGGACGAAATAGCTCTTTGCATTAAAGCAGAGATGGAAGATAAAGCCAGTGTTCTAATAGAAGAATTATTTGGAAAGGACAGTTTTAGCAACGATGACGCTACACAGAACATGAAAGTTCTGGCTATAAAAATGATAACAATAATCAATAATGCTAGAAAAGAGTTAGGATATGACGGTAATCTTTTTATTGAAGATGAAATCGCTAACTATAAGTCTGTCATGGACATCGAAACATTGCCGGATATGATTAATCACTTGCAGTCAATAACTTCAAAGAGTATAGCCTATATCAAACAATCTAGAAATCAAAGGTCTAAGAATACAATTCATGAGATAGCAGTTTACTTAAAAGAAAATATGTTAGATGCTAATATTTCCTTATCTGGTGTTGCGCAAAAATTCTATTTCAATTCAAGTTATCTAAGTCGTGCTTTCAAGCAGGAATATGGTGCAACATTTATAGAATATTTAACCAAGCTTAGAATTGACAAAGCATTGGAATTGCTGAATTCTACCGATCTGAAGTCTTATGAAGTCTGTGAAAAAGTCGGGATTCCAAATCCAAACTATTTTGGTAAATGTTTTAAAAAGCACGTTGGTTGTTCTGTCAGTGATTATAGAAATAATAGTAAAAATCTTACTTCTTAA
- a CDS encoding uroporphyrinogen decarboxylase family protein: MLDLSKIVDNYIKLRTDRQSAPKKFLNDERPYMIFQTPDGDIWGDNRTPEQCFNANIKYIEASLTVASDHLPVLEPWFGTGVYANMYGSKYVWRDGEAPATHYMFSNIDEVKNLKKPNWNDSEIAHLILDTIRYFKSKTGDAIPIICTDTQSASDTATLLLDASEVFIGCLLEPEIMYQFMNDINQCVIEFTQVQSELIGNALLKPGHIMLCQDNFSGYSISDDNLAVGSPSVNRQFNLPLNEHIGQALGGVAIHSCGNWTHTMPFIKELVPSCVSIDCAIDESWDPNPNTPSEVRDAMAGSGIAIHARLSGKTDVMLEQAKDLLHPDLKLIIHPNYIDDYTAAKNYEALEHLLSGYY, translated from the coding sequence ATGTTGGATTTGTCTAAAATAGTTGACAATTATATTAAATTGCGAACTGATCGTCAATCTGCACCAAAAAAATTTTTAAATGATGAACGTCCCTATATGATCTTCCAAACACCAGATGGTGATATATGGGGGGATAATCGTACACCTGAACAGTGCTTTAATGCCAATATAAAGTATATTGAGGCATCATTGACTGTTGCCAGTGATCACTTACCTGTTTTGGAACCATGGTTTGGAACGGGTGTTTATGCCAATATGTATGGAAGTAAATATGTATGGAGAGATGGGGAAGCACCAGCAACACACTATATGTTCTCAAATATTGATGAAGTTAAAAACTTAAAAAAACCCAATTGGAATGACAGCGAAATAGCTCACCTAATCCTAGATACAATTAGATACTTCAAATCCAAGACAGGTGATGCAATACCCATTATTTGTACTGATACCCAATCTGCGAGCGATACTGCCACTTTACTGCTAGATGCAAGTGAAGTGTTTATAGGTTGTCTACTAGAGCCAGAGATCATGTATCAATTTATGAACGATATCAATCAATGTGTTATTGAATTCACTCAAGTCCAATCGGAGCTGATTGGAAATGCTTTGCTAAAACCGGGTCACATAATGCTTTGTCAAGATAATTTTTCAGGCTACTCCATTTCAGATGACAATTTGGCTGTAGGCTCACCATCAGTTAACCGCCAATTTAATTTACCGCTCAATGAACATATCGGTCAAGCTTTGGGAGGAGTAGCCATACATTCCTGCGGAAATTGGACCCACACCATGCCTTTTATCAAAGAATTGGTGCCTTCATGTGTATCTATTGATTGTGCAATTGATGAGTCATGGGATCCAAATCCCAATACCCCATCAGAAGTCAGGGATGCAATGGCAGGTTCAGGAATAGCTATACATGCACGTCTTTCAGGGAAAACCGATGTTATGCTGGAGCAAGCTAAAGATTTGTTGCATCCGGACTTGAAATTAATTATTCATCCAAATTATATAGACGATTATACAGCAGCGAAGAACTACGAAGCCCTTGAACATTTACTGTCAGGTTATTATTGA
- a CDS encoding Ger(x)C family spore germination protein codes for MKKYLYIIVLFVIMISCSGCKNVKRDIEKYAMVLSTGYDFTEENKYKLTIQVLKISREQTGGATNGMDKKQSLPSEVVIYTSIGETINKAYDNLTSSLGQEPYFSHNKFIVIGKKLAEKGIDLVIDSNLRGHEVRPNTPLLVAKGEASEIIKQLTPMDTIPANTIENIIINQFEKGLTVITNLKDMYNGLAIKTAGITTGVIYVADEADIAHNGNIFIVDEIAIFKDDKLIGFLNKEESRALMWIKTKVESGDVVINSPEDEKEKITLEILDSKCKTTPIFDGNNYSIKLDITQRSNIVSMVGEHDPMNDHKVLDELEKVLDKRIEEDVKNVIKKVQKDYDVDIFNFGEVIHRKYPKHWKVIKEEWDEIFPHILVEVKVKSSIKRPGLISKPAI; via the coding sequence ATGAAGAAATATCTATATATAATAGTCTTATTTGTAATAATGATATCATGCTCAGGCTGCAAAAATGTAAAAAGAGATATTGAGAAATATGCTATGGTCTTAAGCACAGGATATGATTTTACAGAAGAAAACAAATATAAGCTTACAATACAGGTATTAAAAATTTCAAGAGAACAAACAGGCGGCGCTACAAATGGTATGGATAAAAAACAATCTTTACCTTCTGAAGTAGTTATTTATACTAGTATAGGAGAAACCATAAACAAAGCTTATGATAATCTTACATCATCATTAGGTCAAGAACCCTATTTTTCTCATAATAAGTTTATTGTCATAGGGAAAAAATTAGCTGAAAAAGGAATAGATTTGGTTATTGACAGTAATCTCAGAGGACATGAAGTTAGACCCAATACACCTTTACTTGTTGCAAAAGGTGAAGCCAGTGAAATTATTAAGCAGTTAACACCTATGGATACTATTCCTGCAAATACTATTGAAAATATCATTATAAATCAATTTGAAAAAGGATTGACAGTAATAACTAATCTTAAAGATATGTATAATGGACTAGCAATAAAAACTGCTGGTATTACAACTGGAGTTATATATGTAGCAGATGAAGCTGACATAGCTCACAATGGAAACATATTTATAGTAGACGAGATAGCAATTTTTAAAGATGATAAATTAATAGGTTTTCTAAATAAAGAAGAATCCAGGGCATTGATGTGGATCAAGACTAAAGTTGAGTCAGGAGATGTAGTTATTAACTCTCCTGAAGATGAAAAAGAAAAAATCACTTTAGAAATATTGGATTCAAAATGTAAAACAACTCCTATATTTGATGGAAATAACTATTCAATAAAGCTTGATATAACTCAACGGAGTAATATCGTAAGTATGGTTGGGGAACATGATCCGATGAATGATCATAAGGTGCTTGATGAACTAGAAAAAGTACTTGATAAGCGCATAGAAGAAGATGTTAAGAATGTTATTAAAAAAGTACAAAAAGACTACGATGTGGATATTTTTAACTTTGGAGAGGTCATCCACAGAAAATACCCAAAACATTGGAAGGTTATCAAAGAAGAATGGGATGAGATATTTCCACATATTTTAGTAGAAGTTAAGGTAAAATCAAGCATAAAAAGACCAGGACTAATTTCAAAACCTGCTATTTGA
- a CDS encoding carbohydrate ABC transporter permease, producing the protein MEHIKISRLYKVILAIILIGFAVIQIYPFFWLILFSLKDNSEIFGGNVLGLPQRFLWQNYQSALVNGSVGLYFSNSVIVTSATILISGLLSSMVSYVIGRMNWKYGNVTLLYFTLGLMMPIHAALLPLFLMLKYAGILNSYWALIIPYVGFAMPLSINIMVNFFATIPKELEEAASIDGANIYQTFGLIMLPLLKPVLAAASIFTYIASWNELMFAVTFVSKKEFRTLTVGIMSMVGQYSTNWGPIGAGLVVATVPTVIAYILMSKDIQKSLTAGAVKG; encoded by the coding sequence TTGGAACATATTAAAATTTCTAGACTATATAAAGTTATATTGGCCATTATACTTATTGGATTTGCAGTAATCCAAATATATCCTTTTTTTTGGCTAATTTTATTTTCACTAAAGGATAACAGTGAAATTTTCGGAGGAAATGTGTTAGGTTTACCTCAACGGTTTTTATGGCAGAATTATCAATCCGCATTGGTGAATGGCAGTGTGGGGCTTTACTTTAGTAACAGTGTTATTGTAACAAGTGCAACAATACTCATAAGCGGATTGCTTTCTTCGATGGTATCTTATGTCATCGGAAGAATGAACTGGAAATATGGAAATGTAACACTTTTGTATTTCACATTGGGTTTAATGATGCCAATACATGCTGCATTGTTGCCACTATTTCTAATGTTAAAGTATGCTGGCATTCTTAATTCTTACTGGGCATTGATCATACCGTATGTCGGCTTTGCAATGCCGTTGTCAATCAACATAATGGTGAATTTCTTTGCAACAATACCTAAAGAACTTGAAGAAGCAGCATCAATTGATGGAGCAAATATCTATCAAACATTTGGATTGATAATGCTCCCGTTGCTTAAACCTGTGCTTGCTGCAGCATCAATATTTACATATATTGCTTCATGGAATGAACTGATGTTTGCAGTAACCTTTGTCAGTAAAAAAGAATTTCGAACATTAACTGTCGGTATTATGTCAATGGTTGGTCAGTATTCTACAAACTGGGGACCGATTGGAGCAGGTCTTGTTGTTGCTACAGTGCCAACGGTTATTGCATATATTTTAATGAGCAAAGATATTCAAAAGAGTTTAACGGCTGGTGCGGTTAAAGGTTAA